A region of the Struthio camelus isolate bStrCam1 chromosome 4, bStrCam1.hap1, whole genome shotgun sequence genome:
GTACTAATACAAATACTTAACATGTCCTTCATTAATAAGCTCTTACAGGTTGGAGATTTAGACCCTACCACAGAGAGCACCTGAGGTACCAGACGGAACAGTAAAAGAcactaaaataagcaaaacaggaatcaagaaaaaacaaagtagtGACTGCAGTCTCTGCCCTTTGGTGAGGAATTTGAAGGAGCTAAAAAAGTTTCATTACTTCAGATTAATTTTGAATCTTCTTGACAGAGGTATCTCCTATGCACCATTCACCAAGTGTTGAATCTAGACAAACCCTTACAGTTAAGGAATTAGGACACATAGTAAGTGACCTGCCTAAATCATGCTGCTTTTTATCGTATGCTCCTCCAGTTGACATATTTCACACAGAGCCTCTGCAACAATACAGCAAACAGATAACAGTGAAAGCTGGTATCAGCATACAAAGCCTAAAATTCTCTCTTCCTATAACCATTTTCATGAAGTAAGAATTACCTCCCATCTCTGAAAGCCATCTTTATAATGGCTTCATTAATATAATTATTAATGCAATATCAAACTTACTGGCAAGCTGTTTTAGTGAGGGAGAGCCTGGGACAGGAATTGCGCTTGTGACCTGCTTTGCCGCAAACGAAACAACCAGCTTCAGTCCTCTCACAAGCATGGTCTTgaagagcacagcaattgcaattaCTACAGTGAAACCAAGCTGTAAAATACGTAACAGGATTTATGAACTTGAAAAATGATCATTTTGAAACCAAGCTTTAAATAACTTTTAACACTTACCTATGTGTTTATAAAATTCCCATTAAACACCACAAATCAAAATAAGCAAGCTGTTCCGTAAGAAATATACGTGGAATTTACTACTGGCCTTGAATTTAGGTGGCCGTGACTTAACAGGAGTTTATCACATTTCCACATAGCGGAAACCTACCCAATCAAGTTATTTGCTGGCAATTCAtataaaactgagatttttttccctttattctcTGTCTTTTGAATGATTAAGCTTTATTTCTTCTATAGCATATTTTCTGATTTGTCATCTCAGTTTCTTTGGATGAGAGCTTAAACAGTAAGCATACTTTTCCTTAGAAGAGTATTTTTCTGCACTTACACGGTTTGACACATTTGTTGCAAAGAGCACAATGCTTCCATCGTCTACCATCCTATAAATAAGAGAATGAAtaaatgcattgttttttcttaaaaaaaatccaaacaaataaaaacattgatTGTGTCTTAAAACTGAGCTCATGACATATGTtcccatttattttcagaaacagcatATACATTGTGGGCAGCGCGAAAACAAAAATCCTGAGAATCTGTGACAACCACAGCAGAACGGCTACATTTTGAAGTTAGCAAGTTCTTCAACTTCCCAAACATAAGAAGAAAGGTATatgttaaaataaagtaaaaaaaaaaaaaaaatccacacacaatGAATAAGGTATATCACAAGGGGCAAGTAACAAACTTTTACAGTCCTCCTCCTAACCCAGAGGTGTCAGGAAACAGGAATTAATTCCCAGGGAGTTGTGAACGATGTCCTATGAAGTTAATAAAAAGATGCCTGAATGGAACTGCTTAGGGTTTTCCAGTGAAATCAATACCAGAATAGCTTTTTACCAGGGCAAAAATTACAGAAGTTATACGACTACTGCTAAAATTGCCATCCAGAAAGAAGTCAAAGTACTTACTTTTGATGTACATGAATTGCATATCTCACAGTGCTGGTTACCAGAGCTAACATATCGCTGACAGATAGCACATAACCTGGAAAAAATGAAGTTACAAACATATTGGTCCAGGATTTGCTCAAGAAACTACACGAATGAGTTTTATATAAGCTCCACAGTAGAAGTAAGGATCGCAAAAATCACTTTGCTAAGTTTAAGATACTTTTTTTGAGTCATACAACAACCACTTCATACAACCAGAGCCTCATAATCATTTAAACACCTTAAGTACAAAACAGTAAAATTCAGGTGCTCAAATTCAAATTAGCAATATACGTTATCAGCAGcaaatcaaacaggaaaaaaaaagaaaaaaaaaaaaagagctatttgaGTTCCATCAGTAAAATTCCCCTGCCCCAAAACTTCTTTTAGTCTTTATGTTCTGAACTACTGTCTCAACCAAGCTGATTATCAGGGATAGCAGTAAATCTCTGTCTCCCACAGGCACGCACATTTCCTATGGGCTAGCTGAGGAATCTCTTCATTCCACACTAATTAATGTAAAACCCTTTTTTCAGGTGTCCAACTCTCCTATACCTTGTTTATAAAATACAGGAGCTTAGCCTGAGACAGCAGAAATTGCTATTGAGCCTAGCATTGAAAAGTTAGGCAATCTCAATACTGAACGTCACCATCCCAAAATCATGTTGAGCCTTTATGCCCCAATTAAAAACACACTCGCACATTCACTTGAGTGTAAAGACATCTTACCTATAACCCTCTTCGACAGGAAGTACAATCGTACTTGGGCTGATGTTGGTGAAGATACGAACAGGGGACTGTCTACGACCTGTCTTGCCATGTTTATAAAGTGCATGATTATCATAATCTacctagaaaataagaaaacaaaatttctacctagaaagcaacctTGAGTCTTAAATTCAATGCTAAGCATGGACACAACTTTTTCATATTTACTCTCTTTATAGATGTTTtatgaaattctcatttttttttatataaaagactAACTCTTAGAGTACAAATTTTAAAGCAAGGGTTCAGTccgatgtatttttaaatttgtgcAATCATAATAGCAGGCTAGACTCCAGAAATCAAGCTCGCAACACTACAGTTACCAtattttacttttccctttttactCTTTTGCACTAGATATCTGAGATAGTGCAGTTGTTTAATATCAGCAACGCATTTGTTCTAATATCTTTACATGGGCTGCTCTTCAACAGAACTATATTGTTTGTTCTGTCTGGGAGTATAAGAGTTGTTATGCATCTTAACCTatctcaaaataattaaaaagctgCAAATCCAATTAGCACTGCCTCTTCTGTCACTGCACTCAGAGACCTTGGCACAAAAATTCTCCTCTCTGAACACGACCAGGAATGCAGAGTCTATAGTTTAACACAGGTTTTTTAACACAGGTAAGATACAAATAGGTTTTCCGGACCACCTGTGTCAAACTTAaggcagaaacaaatgaaactaCACTTGAAGGTTGAACTCCCTTTACTTCCTGACATATGTAACAGGAAGTGGCTTTATATTAACAGTACAGGACATATTTCCAATAATAAGTAACACAGAAACCAAAGAATAATTCGGTAAACGCTATCATGGTTAAGTCCTTAACAACTTCATTTTTTACATAATTCTAAAAATTTCCATTGTTACAGCTCCACTCTAAACCCAGCAGTTTTAGAGATGAAacactttaaacttttttttgacCAGGACTGGGCATTACCCCCAGCTTACTGACATTTCAacatttgggaaaaataaaacacttttaagTTCTCAGCTGTACAATAATACGCATTTGTTGAAATTACTGCAGGTTATGTCACAATGAAAACATTGCGGAAGAAATAAGTGAATAGACAAAAGACAGGTGAGAAAGTTAAAGGTAAGTAATAACTGTGTTACACTGCTACAGTTTATCAAAGGTATGactaatacaaatacaaaatccAGAGTTCACATGATGAGCAGCATCACAGGGTTTGCAGTGCCTCCCATACAGAGGGAATTGAAGTTGAAGAAGAATGACCATATACAGACCAGTGGATCTTCGATCCACTTCCATGTGTTTTCTCATTTGCACTGCACACCACAAATCAGCAAATTCACTGGCCTTAGTCATACGGATAATCCCCTCACACCGAAGCTTGGGAAAATCACTGCCCTCGGTCTTACCTGATAATCCATCATATTGAAGCTCGGGAAAAATTCAAGAATGCGAGACTCAAAGAAGTATGGAAATATCCAGATCATGGGCATCTCTTGGCTGTTATGACCTAAAAATGAAGACTCACAtgtactttaaagaaaaacagtgtaCATGAAGCAAGAAAAATTTACAGTAACTGTTGTGAATGCATGAATGGGTGCATGTATGTCATGCTGGGCATAAGAACGAGTTCCTTTAAGGTAACAGAATGTTGTTGGCATATTCTATATATATAGAGAGTGGTAAATTCTACTTAACTCAGATTATTTGTTTCATCTGCCTAGGTTGGTAAGAAACAGTAAAGGTTTGATagcttgttctcctcctcctctaaaGTCCATGTTAATTGTAAAGTAGATTTGTAAACATTTTAATAGAGAATTGGGTATTACTTAACTAAGAGTATCAGGAGGGTAAATCAAATATGTGGTACTTCATCTCTAGAAACTGTAATATGAGTGTGCTACCACTCACTAGAACATCAAGAATCACGGACTTTTCAATAAGTACTTTTTCTTAAGGTGACGTTACAAGCTCAACCCACCTATCTGCTTGTAATACCTTCTTTGTTTGTCTCCTTCCACATTGCCATTAGCTTTTTAAAACTAGAAGCCAGTGCTTCCACTAATCCTCCAAATGGAGGATCAGTCACCATAATGACCTTTTCATCTTTGTCCTGATAGAAGAATTGCCTGCAAGTTTCATGTGCAGCCTGTAAGAGACAGAGATTAGTTTCCAGAAGGTTAGAATCAAAAACTGCAAATAGGCTGTATCTGGCAATAAAAGGATTATTTTAGTAGCTACAATGTTGAAGTACGTTATTTTTTCTTGtaggatttcagaaaaaaaccatgAGAACTGAAGCACTGACAACAACTGCCTTATTCAGTCAGTGCTGATGTATCAAGGACAGATACAGTTCAAGCTTTCCAACTTTCCAAAAGAGCCTACTCCTAAGGGTCCTAAatttaacttggaaaaaaaagaggttgcTCATACCAAGAAACCAGAGCTCAGGCTTAGAATACACTTGATTCATGTTCTCCCTTTAGTTTTATTCCATAAAACATTATGAAAGTAACAGAAGAACTTTCAGTTCACTGAACACTGATTCAATCCATGCTGTTTATAAAAAAATATAGTGTTCAAATTCTAGCAATCCAACCTTGattccattattttaaaaaaattaaaaaagctacATAATCACCACCATCCCAATTTCACTTGCAGCGTTCTCTTCTATTACTTCAACTTTATTGCAgttcaaaaatagatttttctacaATAATGTTCTGAAGTGCTAAAATTTAATTGTTTAAATGAGACAGTGCATCATTGCAGCTGTCAACTTCTCACACCTTGAAAAGAAAACTACAGTGTACTGCAATGCAGATGAACagtcttttgttttaattgaataATATAAAATCTGAATAGCGAAGAATTAAAAAGATTCAAAGATAAGGCTTTCAGACCAGCCTTCAGATTCtttttagatgattttttttccgtTTTCAAGAACTCATTCAAAACTAGGTTTTAGaatagaaaaatctgaaaattatcTAAAAAGCGTGAACAGTATCACAATAAATACGTTTACGCAAGTTAGTGGTGGCTTAATAATAAAGGCAGGGAAGCACAAACAGCAATCAAGTAAATTACTGGGATAAATGCTTCAAAAGTAATGTTTAGAATTGAATTACACTACGATTCTCCATAAAAATATACAATAAATGTGCCACTGCAGACTTCCTAATAAACTCAAAATCAAGTCCTCAGTCTGTCAtttacaaagaaacaagaaattcaACACTTTTTACCCATAACActaattcaacttttttttttcttttttctttttttttttttaaatcagaaaggtTAACATATTTCAACCTTGCTTGCCTGGAATAAAGCAGGAAtacctcctcttccctctcacaTTAAGTACCAACAAACAAGTCCTGTGGCTTGTTCCACTGGGCTTGTAAAGGCAAAAGTGGGCAGAATTAAACAATTAATTCTGTCATAGGAACAAGAATAGTACTGTTGATGATTGATGTCATGACAGCTGTTTCCTACTAGATTAGCCACAAGTTTCTTACAAAATTCTTCACTAACAACATGCACTTATGAACCATTCAATAAATATTTGGCCTTACCTCTCCACCAAAGAAATAATGATTAAACATGTTATAGTGGCAGAATTCATCCTCTGTATAAAACTGTGAATACCTGTCAAGTAAATTTTTAAagtaagagaaaaatagaaagaacttCTTGTCTGCTATAAAGGGCATTTACAGTTAAAATGGGGCCTTAACAAAGAGAACACCTTTGGGTTCCGATCACTGAGAACACATGCTAATGCTGGAAATCATAAagcataattatttttctcatacaCTGGCTGTCATAGATGTATATGTGTGGAAAGAGACATGCAGAGTgaggaaagtgaaaaaagcaCCCAAAAGCAcccattttatctttaaaaatgagaacagaaaactGTGTACATAGTCTTCAGATAGATGCATGGTGAGAAAACCTACCTGAAATCAATATCTAGCAGAAGGCTTCTAACTCTGAAATCTTCTTCTTGTGATGCTTTTGATTGGATCATTTCATGTAGCCTAAAGTATAATTGAAGCAAAGAAATTTAATGCGTAATCATaaacttcagaaaatgttttgcaagACATGAGTGCCTGATACTTTACTAAAATTAAAACCAgatacagaaaacagaataacCAGAATTTCGATATCATCAGCATGACTCCATTTGGCTAATATTCAGAGTTTTAAACGTGTCAGTCTTAAAAGACAAAAAGTCAGTGAAGATCACTGGATCCATCATGAAGAAGAGAAATCAAACATAAGCAAAGAAACTCACTGTcgcttttacaagaaaaaaagcaagacattTTAGTTAGCAGATTTCTCTTAAATTGCAGTACAGATATAGTCTTCCTGTCTTGTCTTATGAGATTAAAGCAAGATCCCTCTGGCTGCTTGGATAATCCCAACCAATTACAGCTTAGTGAACCTCTTATTGAGGGAGAAAATCCTTTTAAGTAAATtctatattatttaaatattagtaTTTAATACTAATACTCACAGTTTTGAGACAGAGATATCATCTGGAAAACGTAACTATCCCCACTAACATACCTAGGTGTTCCAACAGAGAGCACTCGTCTGAATCCTAAAGCAATAATAAGGTCCAGCAGGAACTGGCAACTTCTGTCTGCAAATAAATACTGCGCATTTGTTTTCTTATTCTCCAGCGGATACAGAAGTTGACTGGGACTTTTTAACTGGGCAGTGGAGATATTGCATAGGAACTGGTGACCACAGTGTTCTTCCCATTCAGCTGGCAACAGCAATTGCTGGCATTCCTGACAAAACTTCCTCTTTGATAACGGCAAAAGAACAAAATTCTTGTATCTTTAAATACAAAAGACAGTAAGGAACACATTTTGAAAAGTTCTCCATAAAAGATATAAAGGAGGGGTTCATATTTTATACGAATCTGAACATTTAAAAGGCATATAGTTTACGCTGCTCTTACAAAAATCCACCAGCTATAAGTGAATGAAATAATATTTATGAGAAAACATTCAAAGTACACTTTGAAAAAGCCTCCCCTGAAAGCAAGTATATAACACACTAGCCAAATGTGTTGAGACTCCCCATAAAATTACTGGAGTACAGAGTGAAGGCCCTATATCCGCTACTAGCGAGCAGTCCTGTATGCTTATACACAAAACTCAAGAGATTTGTTACCGTATTACCTTTGCTTGTTTGCACAATGTTAAGTTATAGCCTGTCATTTTTGCATAGTTCACTGAGAAATCAGGAATTTTTTGAACTCAAACTGCTACTGGCCTGTTGTTAGTACGTTATGAGCAACGATGTAAGAAGAAATACACGTATGAAAAAAAGATACAATTTCCAGGTTGAAAATATCATGATCtaattgcatgtttcatgttattttccctttgcagtcAACCAGTTCTCATTTTCCTAAGTCCCTTCggaatgttttcatattttaaagaacCTCGAAACATTGCATCTACATTCACAGTACCTCAACTTACATTACACTGTTTCAACTGAATGAAATATGTTTAGGAACAATACCTTTCCACATTCTGTCTGTGAGTAAAAGAAGGCTGATGATTTCTATTATATTCTTCACGTGCTGCAAGCCTAGTTTCTGACACCTgtaaaatttttatatatatatatatatatatatacacacacacacacacacacacacacacacacagagttacaAAACAAACAGATACAGCTCTGTGTTGCAGATTAAATCTCAACGTTAAACCAGAAAGATGCAATGGTCTCGTGCTTCAGGTACACTGCTCAAATTCTCACAGTCCTTTGTTTCTTGAATCACAAGAAACAAATGTGACTGCAGTGTAGCAGCACACTACATAACAGCACAAGTCTCTCACTCTGAATTCAAACTATACAAAATAATaatacagtaaaataattttattcttccACCACAGGAATACTCTGGGAAAAAGCTCAAAATGATGAAGACAGTGAGATGTACTTGATACTAATGCATGCCAGAAGCTGCATTCCCTCTAAAGAACTACGATCTGATTCTGCACAATTGATGACCGTGGAAACGTTGCCAGTCTgagtgcatttattttaaaagtatgacAGCTCTTCTCcaagtcttttattttgtttccataaaACATGCTTATTGGTTTCATTCTTAACAGACGTTCAAGACCTTTGCACAAAACTTAAGAAATCCACTTGTTTGAAGGGGAAGACAATGGAACTCGATGTAACAAAATACCATGTGATACAAATTATGTTCATAATGAAACATCACTAGGAACATTTCAGTCTACATAAACCAATGAATAACCACCTCATTTTCGCTTTAGAGAGTCTATCAGTAATAACTAACACATACAGAGATGAAAGGCTTAAGAACGTGATTAAATTCCCAAGCCAGCCTGCTGAGAACAATAACTAAAACACAATATACTCATTCAGGGAACAGAAGAAGTAACACAAAACGTAGGGGACAATGGCAAGCTTTTCATAAATACGTATCAATCCCAACTTTGTGACCCTGCAATTGTCTGACTAAAGTTCTTTAGATGAAGAGAAAGCGTTGCAGATATTCTGAAACTATTGAGAATCACAACACTCCTTGCCatctcactatttttttttatattccatTGTCTGCCTAAATCCACTAGCGGCTCTCCATTTTAATCACAGAAGACAAGAAATTCCTGGGATAAGAATTACCTTTTTGTGTTCAACAGAGCACAGTATTGCCCgagtttttaatttgaattctTAAGTGGTTTGGTAATACAGCAATAAATGAATTTTGCTCAAAGCACAGATGGCTTTCTTTGAAAGTTTTATTTCAAGTGGTGGAGCACTCATTTATACCTGGAAAATGTACCTAAATACAAACTATTAGACAAAGTTTATAAGACAACAATTGATACAGCTTTCCAGATTCCcctaccaccaaaaaaaaaaaaaaattcagttttctgaCAAAAAGGGACCAAAATTCCAACTATTTATATTTATCACAGTTTTAAGCAGTGCTCTCTTACCTTCTCATCTTCCCACTGGAAAAAGTTACAATCTTTCCTATCCCTACAAGCTGAACAAGCATAaaaccttcttccttcttcttttccttggcTCATCTTTACAAAGAGAAGAGCAGGACCTAAAGGACAAGCGCAAGTACGTCCTGATACGCTGGGCAGCTACAGATTTATTTTAGTAGCTGCACTGCAAGTGTCATGCTCCCAGAATAAAGCAGGGACAAAGGCTGGTGTTAAACAAATCGCTCGTTTCAGGGCCGGCTGCGAGGCAGTTGGAGAGGAGCGGCCGAGCCGCTGAGGGGCGCGGGAGAAGGGGCGCTCCCGCCCCCAGCACTGCGGCGCCTCGGGCAGAGCCGCcagagccccccggcccggcacccggccccgctcctccctcggcagcgccccccgccccgcgccggctcaCCGTGCGGGCAGCTgggcgcgccgggggccgcgccgaGCAGGGCCAGTCCGCCCAGCCCCGACCCCGCCGCTGcctccgcgccgcgcagccccggctggCCACCACTGCCGCGGGCCGCCATGTTACCGCCGCCGTCCCGGCAGCCCTCGCCAACGGCCCGCGTTAGGCCGCCgcaggcagagaaagaaggaGCGGCCCGTGCGCTTGGCGGAGCGCGTCGCAGCGCCACCCGGCGGAGAGGCGGGAGCCGCggcagggccgcggcgccggaggcgggcgggggcgaggggaggggcggggcgggggcgaggggaggggcggggcgggggcgagggcgaggggcggggcgggggcgagggcgaggggaggggcgggggcgaggggaggggcgggggcgggggcgaggggaggggcgggggcgggggcgaggggaggggcgggggcgggggcgaggggaggggcgggggcgaggggaggggcgggggcgaggggaggggcgggggcgaggggaggggcgggggcgaggggaggggcgggggcgaggggaggggcgggggcgaggggaggggcgggggcgaggggaggggcggggcgggggcgaggggaggggcggggcgggggcgaggggaggggcggggcgggggcgaggggaggggcggggcgggggcgaggggaggggcggggcgggggcgaggggaggggcgtGCGGCTGCGGCCCCCAGGGGGCGGGGAAAGGGGCGGGGCGTGCGGCTGCGGCCCCCCAGGGGGCGGGGAAAGGGGC
Encoded here:
- the ZCCHC4 gene encoding rRNA N6-adenosine-methyltransferase ZCCHC4 isoform X1: MAARGSGGQPGLRGAEAAAGSGLGGLALLGAAPGAPSCPHGPALLFVKMSQGKEEGRRFYACSACRDRKDCNFFQWEDEKVSETRLAAREEYNRNHQPSFTHRQNVERYKNFVLLPLSKRKFCQECQQLLLPAEWEEHCGHQFLCNISTAQLKSPSQLLYPLENKKTNAQYLFADRSCQFLLDLIIALGFRRVLSVGTPRLHEMIQSKASQEEDFRVRSLLLDIDFRYSQFYTEDEFCHYNMFNHYFFGGEAAHETCRQFFYQDKDEKVIMVTDPPFGGLVEALASSFKKLMAMWKETNKEGHNSQEMPMIWIFPYFFESRILEFFPSFNMMDYQVDYDNHALYKHGKTGRRQSPVRIFTNISPSTIVLPVEEGYRLCAICQRYVSSGNQHCEICNSCTSKDGRRWKHCALCNKCVKPSWFHCSNCNCCALQDHACERTEAGCFVCGKAGHKRNSCPRLSLTKTACQTDKKKRQKTPKKVKMGICKRSAVKHAIFARKRIKKKKKRPSLPC
- the ZCCHC4 gene encoding rRNA N6-adenosine-methyltransferase ZCCHC4 isoform X2: MLVQLVGIGKIVTFSSGKMRRYKNFVLLPLSKRKFCQECQQLLLPAEWEEHCGHQFLCNISTAQLKSPSQLLYPLENKKTNAQYLFADRSCQFLLDLIIALGFRRVLSVGTPRLHEMIQSKASQEEDFRVRSLLLDIDFRYSQFYTEDEFCHYNMFNHYFFGGEAAHETCRQFFYQDKDEKVIMVTDPPFGGLVEALASSFKKLMAMWKETNKEGHNSQEMPMIWIFPYFFESRILEFFPSFNMMDYQVDYDNHALYKHGKTGRRQSPVRIFTNISPSTIVLPVEEGYRLCAICQRYVSSGNQHCEICNSCTSKDGRRWKHCALCNKCVKPSWFHCSNCNCCALQDHACERTEAGCFVCGKAGHKRNSCPRLSLTKTACQTDKKKRQKTPKKVKMGICKRSAVKHAIFARKRIKKKKKRPSLPC